Proteins found in one Allorhizobium pseudoryzae genomic segment:
- a CDS encoding glutamine synthetase beta-grasp domain-containing protein, which produces MTKYKLEYIWLDGYKPVPNLRGKTQIKEFDEFPTLEQLPLWGFDGSSTMQAEGHSSDCVLKPVAIYPDPARTNGALVMCEVMMPDGVTPHASNSRATILDDEGAWFGFEQEYFFYENGRPLGFPEQGYPAPQGPYYTGVGFKNVGSIAREIVEEHLDLCLAAGINHEGINAEVAKGQWEFQVFGKGSKKAADQIWMARYLLLRLCEKYGIDVEFHCKPLGDTDWNGSGMHCNFSTTYMREVGGKEYFEALMAAFAKNWKEHIDVYGPDNHLRLTGKHETAPWNKFSYGVADRGASVRVPHSFVNNGYRGYLEDRRPNSQGDPYAIASRVLATIAEVPTAASAAA; this is translated from the coding sequence ATGACAAAGTACAAGCTCGAGTATATCTGGCTCGACGGCTACAAGCCGGTGCCGAACCTTCGTGGGAAGACCCAGATCAAGGAATTCGACGAATTCCCGACGCTGGAGCAGCTGCCGCTGTGGGGCTTCGACGGTTCGTCCACGATGCAGGCCGAAGGTCATAGCTCGGATTGCGTTCTGAAGCCGGTTGCGATCTATCCGGATCCGGCCCGCACCAACGGCGCCCTCGTGATGTGCGAAGTCATGATGCCGGACGGTGTCACGCCGCATGCTTCGAACAGCCGCGCCACGATCCTTGACGACGAAGGCGCCTGGTTCGGTTTCGAACAGGAATACTTCTTCTACGAAAACGGCCGTCCGCTCGGCTTCCCGGAACAGGGCTACCCGGCTCCGCAGGGTCCGTACTACACGGGCGTTGGCTTCAAGAACGTCGGTTCGATTGCCCGCGAAATCGTTGAAGAGCACCTCGACCTCTGCCTCGCTGCCGGAATCAACCACGAAGGCATCAACGCCGAAGTGGCCAAGGGCCAGTGGGAATTCCAGGTATTCGGCAAGGGCTCCAAGAAGGCGGCCGACCAGATCTGGATGGCACGCTACCTGCTGCTCCGTCTCTGCGAAAAGTACGGCATCGACGTCGAATTCCATTGCAAGCCGCTCGGCGATACCGACTGGAACGGCTCGGGCATGCACTGCAACTTCTCCACCACCTACATGCGTGAAGTGGGCGGCAAGGAGTACTTCGAAGCACTCATGGCAGCGTTTGCGAAGAACTGGAAGGAGCACATCGACGTTTACGGTCCGGACAACCACCTGCGCCTGACCGGCAAGCACGAAACCGCTCCGTGGAACAAGTTCTCCTACGGCGTTGCCGACCGTGGCGCCTCGGTCCGCGTTCCGCACTCCTTCGTCAACAACGGCTACCGCGGTTACCTCGAAGACCGCCGCCCGAACTCGCAGGGCGACCCCTACGCGATCGCTTCGCGCGTTCTGGCCACGATCGCCGAAGTTCCGACGGCTGCTTCTGCTGCCGCCTGA
- a CDS encoding chloride channel protein, whose product MRSVQTLSPVSLLKALQARAKLVKKKAFARGSEIGLILSSVAIGIAAGAAVSGMSWISRAMHNLIYGIEMSEWLSASEIENKTVVLVAPVCGGALLGLFLYILARRRKRQIVDPIEANALYGGRISLTDSFIVAAQNLISNGFGASVGLEAGYTQLSAGIGSKIGTKLKLRREDMRILVGCGAAGAIAAAFNAPLTGAFYAFELIIGTYSMVALAPVVISAIIATFVARALSGNSFVIEVGEIGTITPADYLPAILLGAICAAIGIVIMQGVAFIEEMARKSSVPPYVRPALGGIIVGLLGMVTPQVLSAGHGALHLNLDSDAPVKILIGIFLLKSLASAVSIGSGFRGGLFFASLFMGSLIGKIFGTPADLITTGSLTPTVLAVVGMSALAVAIIGGPLTMTFLALEITADFPITALVLAAVITSSVVVRTTFGYSFATWRFHLRGESIRSAHDVGWIRNLTVDKMMRADVKCARLGTELEAFRETFPLGSAKRVILLDNDERYAGIISLPDIYADEVEATRPRTALADFLSHQNDFLLPQMNARQAAAIFDQSHAEALAVVNNLIERKVIGQLSEAHTLRRYSEELDRQRREAVGEVA is encoded by the coding sequence ATGCGTTCGGTTCAGACCCTATCACCGGTATCACTGCTCAAGGCGCTGCAGGCCCGGGCGAAACTGGTGAAGAAAAAGGCCTTCGCGCGTGGCAGCGAAATCGGTCTCATTCTATCCAGCGTCGCGATCGGCATTGCCGCGGGTGCCGCCGTCAGCGGCATGAGCTGGATCTCGCGCGCCATGCACAACCTGATCTACGGCATCGAGATGTCCGAGTGGTTGAGCGCATCAGAGATCGAGAACAAGACGGTCGTGCTGGTGGCACCGGTGTGCGGTGGCGCCCTTCTCGGGCTTTTTCTCTATATCCTGGCACGGCGGCGCAAACGCCAGATCGTCGACCCCATCGAGGCGAACGCCCTCTATGGCGGTCGCATTTCCCTGACCGACAGTTTCATCGTGGCAGCCCAGAACCTGATCTCCAACGGCTTTGGCGCGTCGGTCGGACTGGAGGCCGGCTATACCCAGCTGTCGGCCGGCATCGGCTCGAAGATCGGCACGAAACTGAAGTTGCGCCGCGAGGACATGCGCATCCTCGTCGGCTGCGGCGCTGCGGGCGCCATCGCTGCCGCCTTCAATGCCCCCCTCACCGGCGCCTTCTACGCCTTCGAGCTGATCATTGGCACCTACAGCATGGTGGCGCTCGCGCCCGTGGTGATCTCCGCCATCATCGCCACCTTCGTGGCGCGCGCCCTCTCCGGCAACAGTTTCGTCATCGAAGTGGGCGAGATCGGCACCATCACGCCGGCTGATTACCTCCCCGCGATCCTGCTTGGCGCGATCTGCGCCGCGATCGGCATCGTGATCATGCAAGGTGTCGCCTTCATCGAGGAAATGGCGCGTAAAAGCTCGGTTCCCCCCTATGTGCGGCCAGCGCTCGGCGGCATCATCGTCGGCCTGCTCGGCATGGTTACCCCACAGGTGCTGTCGGCCGGCCATGGCGCTCTGCACCTCAATCTCGACAGCGATGCTCCGGTGAAGATCCTGATCGGCATCTTCCTGTTGAAATCGCTCGCCTCCGCCGTCTCGATCGGCTCCGGCTTCCGCGGCGGCCTGTTCTTTGCCTCGCTGTTCATGGGCTCGCTGATCGGCAAGATCTTCGGAACCCCGGCGGATCTCATCACCACCGGATCGCTCACACCGACGGTGCTTGCCGTCGTCGGCATGAGCGCGCTCGCCGTTGCCATCATCGGCGGACCGCTGACGATGACCTTCCTGGCACTCGAAATCACCGCCGATTTCCCGATCACCGCGCTGGTGCTCGCCGCCGTCATCACCTCCTCGGTGGTGGTGCGCACAACCTTCGGCTACTCCTTCGCCACCTGGCGCTTCCATCTGCGCGGCGAGAGCATTCGCAGCGCCCACGACGTTGGGTGGATCCGAAACCTGACGGTGGACAAGATGATGCGCGCCGACGTCAAATGCGCACGGCTCGGCACGGAACTGGAGGCCTTCCGCGAGACCTTCCCCCTTGGTTCGGCCAAGCGCGTCATCCTGCTCGACAATGACGAGCGGTATGCCGGCATCATCTCATTGCCGGACATCTATGCCGACGAGGTTGAGGCGACCCGGCCACGCACCGCGCTTGCCGATTTCCTCAGCCACCAGAACGATTTCCTGCTGCCGCAGATGAATGCCCGTCAGGCCGCCGCCATCTTCGACCAGAGCCATGCGGAGGCGCTGGCCGTGGTCAACAATTTGATCGAGCGCAAGGTGATCGGCCAGCTTAGCGAGGCGCACACGCTGCGCCGCTACAGCGAAGAGCTGGACCGCCAGCGGCGCGAAGCGGTGGGCGAGGTCGCCTGA
- a CDS encoding GCG_CRPN prefix-to-repeats domain-containing protein yields MKALLIAAAVLVTGAFSANAQPIPGRMAVPSPVQDRLTQQVDWACGPGWRVNRWGDCVPRRGPPPRHFHRDRDWGWGPPPPRYRPPPPPPRGWGPPPRHWGPRDRW; encoded by the coding sequence ATGAAGGCTCTTCTGATTGCCGCTGCCGTGCTGGTCACGGGTGCGTTTTCGGCCAACGCCCAGCCCATTCCAGGACGGATGGCTGTTCCGTCCCCCGTACAGGACCGGCTGACACAGCAGGTCGATTGGGCCTGCGGACCCGGCTGGCGAGTGAACCGCTGGGGCGACTGCGTGCCGCGGCGCGGTCCGCCGCCGCGCCATTTCCATCGGGATCGCGACTGGGGCTGGGGTCCGCCTCCGCCGCGTTACCGCCCGCCACCGCCGCCGCCGCGCGGCTGGGGCCCGCCGCCGCGGCACTGGGGCCCGCGGGATCGCTGGTAA
- a CDS encoding PH domain-containing protein, translated as MGLFDSLLGHGSSVDPADLKKRLDGVLIEGEAPQLAFRIVRDFFVFTQHRLILVDIQGMTGSKVEYTTIPYRAITRFSVETAGTFDLDSELKIWISGSSTPIQRTLGKGSDVRGIQRALATGICR; from the coding sequence ATGGGACTTTTTGACAGCCTGCTCGGGCACGGATCGAGCGTCGATCCGGCGGATCTGAAAAAGCGCCTCGACGGCGTTCTGATCGAGGGCGAAGCGCCGCAACTCGCCTTCCGGATCGTGCGCGACTTCTTCGTCTTCACCCAGCACCGGCTGATCCTCGTCGATATCCAGGGCATGACCGGCAGCAAGGTGGAATACACGACGATCCCCTACCGCGCGATCACCCGCTTTTCGGTGGAAACGGCGGGGACCTTCGATCTTGATTCGGAGCTGAAGATCTGGATCTCGGGCAGCTCGACGCCCATCCAGCGCACGCTTGGCAAAGGCAGCGATGTGCGCGGCATTCAGCGCGCGCTTGCAACCGGCATCTGCCGATAG
- the cpdR1 gene encoding response regulator CpdR1 has product MMQKILLAEDDNDMRRFLVKALEKAGYKVTSFDNGASAYDRLREEPFSLLLTDIVMPEMDGIELARRATELDPDLKVMFITGFAAVALNADSKAPKDAKVLSKPFHLRDLVDEVNKLLAA; this is encoded by the coding sequence ATGATGCAAAAAATCCTTCTCGCCGAAGATGACAACGATATGCGCCGCTTCCTGGTGAAGGCGCTGGAAAAGGCCGGTTACAAGGTGACGTCCTTCGACAACGGAGCAAGCGCCTATGACCGCCTGCGCGAGGAGCCCTTCTCCCTGCTGCTGACCGATATCGTGATGCCCGAAATGGACGGCATCGAACTCGCGCGCCGCGCCACCGAACTCGATCCGGACCTGAAGGTGATGTTCATCACCGGCTTTGCCGCCGTGGCATTGAATGCCGATTCGAAGGCTCCGAAGGACGCAAAGGTGCTCTCCAAGCCCTTCCACCTGCGCGACCTTGTGGATGAAGTGAACAAGCTTCTTGCGGCTTGA
- a CDS encoding N-formylglutamate amidohydrolase, which translates to MDWVTGDFDPFEVREPDTQTIPFVFNSPHSGRSYPQAFLDSSRLDALGIRRSEDHFVDELFGDAPLFGAPLLVAHFPRAYLDVNREPYELDPRMFDSALPSYANIGSMRVAGGLGTVPRIVAENMEIYRHRLPVSEALDRIETIYKPYHACLRRLIARTHARFGLAILIDCHSMPGNIRLSGSDLRPDFIIGDRYGTSASAELSRAALHFLEDMGFNAVRNKPYAGGFITEHYGRPVRGLHALQIEVNRGLYVDEMTLDKKPEFDLVAAALSTFMRQMVDFAADFSLDATLAAE; encoded by the coding sequence ATGGATTGGGTGACGGGCGATTTTGATCCCTTTGAGGTGCGGGAGCCTGATACGCAGACCATCCCCTTTGTTTTCAACTCGCCGCATAGCGGCCGATCTTATCCACAGGCCTTCCTCGATTCGTCGCGTCTCGATGCACTCGGCATCCGCCGCTCGGAAGATCATTTCGTCGATGAACTGTTTGGCGATGCGCCGCTCTTTGGCGCGCCGCTGCTTGTCGCCCATTTTCCGCGCGCCTATCTCGACGTCAACCGCGAACCTTACGAACTCGATCCGCGGATGTTCGACAGCGCGCTGCCATCCTATGCCAATATCGGGTCCATGCGGGTCGCCGGCGGGCTCGGCACCGTTCCGCGCATCGTCGCGGAAAACATGGAGATCTATCGACATCGCCTGCCGGTCAGCGAGGCGCTCGACCGGATCGAGACGATCTACAAACCCTATCACGCCTGCCTTCGGCGGCTGATTGCCCGCACCCATGCCCGCTTCGGGCTCGCCATCCTCATCGATTGCCACTCGATGCCCGGTAACATCCGCCTCTCCGGTTCAGATCTCAGGCCCGATTTCATCATCGGTGACCGTTACGGCACCAGTGCTTCGGCGGAGCTTTCGCGCGCGGCGCTGCATTTCCTCGAAGACATGGGCTTCAATGCGGTGCGCAACAAGCCCTATGCCGGCGGCTTCATCACCGAACATTACGGCCGTCCGGTGCGCGGTCTGCATGCGCTGCAGATCGAGGTCAATCGTGGGCTTTATGTGGACGAGATGACGCTGGACAAGAAGCCGGAATTCGATCTGGTGGCGGCAGCGCTCTCCACCTTCATGCGCCAGATGGTGGATTTTGCCGCCGATTTCAGCCTGGACGCGACGCTGGCGGCGGAATAG
- the hisN gene encoding histidinol-phosphatase, whose amino-acid sequence MLPDRAFFDRLADAAKRETLSRFRTGTSVTNKLASGFDPVTEADRAAELAIRDLVTAAFPDHGMLGEEHESFGLDKQHVWVIDPIDGTRAFISGVPVWGTLIGFYTEGRGHMGMMDQPFTGERYFADGSASWYGGPDGERQLRVRDCASLSDAVLFTTSPHIFEGGDLARYRSVEEKVRLFRYGVDCYAYALLAGGHVDLVIENNLKPYDVGALIPLIEQAGGIITTWDGGRPEQGGHIIAAGCRAVYEEARALLA is encoded by the coding sequence ATGCTGCCAGATCGCGCCTTTTTCGACCGCCTCGCTGATGCCGCCAAGCGGGAGACGCTGTCGCGGTTTCGAACCGGGACGTCGGTCACCAACAAGCTCGCGTCGGGCTTCGATCCGGTGACGGAAGCGGACCGGGCGGCGGAACTGGCGATTCGCGACCTGGTGACGGCCGCGTTTCCCGATCACGGAATGCTCGGCGAAGAGCACGAGAGTTTCGGTCTCGACAAGCAGCATGTCTGGGTGATCGATCCGATCGACGGGACGCGCGCCTTTATTTCCGGCGTTCCGGTCTGGGGAACGCTGATCGGCTTCTACACGGAGGGCCGCGGACATATGGGCATGATGGACCAGCCCTTCACCGGCGAGCGCTATTTTGCCGATGGGTCCGCCTCCTGGTATGGCGGGCCGGATGGCGAACGGCAGCTTCGGGTGCGCGACTGCGCCTCGCTGTCGGATGCGGTCCTGTTCACCACCTCGCCGCATATCTTCGAGGGCGGGGATCTGGCCCGTTACCGCTCGGTCGAAGAGAAGGTGCGGCTGTTCCGCTATGGCGTCGATTGTTACGCCTATGCGCTGCTTGCCGGCGGACATGTCGATCTGGTGATCGAGAACAACCTGAAGCCCTATGACGTCGGGGCACTGATCCCACTCATCGAACAGGCCGGCGGCATCATCACCACCTGGGACGGCGGGCGCCCGGAGCAGGGCGGCCATATCATCGCCGCCGGCTGCCGTGCCGTTTACGAGGAGGCGAGGGCGCTTCTCGCCTGA
- a CDS encoding alpha/beta fold hydrolase, with the protein MDDILFSTPGNPVPENHTAGYFEGARKTKLRYAIFRSETSPARGTIVLLQGRNEFIEKYYETIRDLNAMGLWVATYDLRGQGGSERLLKDRRKGHVRRFADYERDLELFLEKVVLPDARLPFFILAHSTGALIALSVAPRLANRIDRMALAAPFVGLTQQAMSEASIRKLSAFFSFTGLGQKAMGEDRGLRPFEGNPLTSDLTRFQRNGEVIAARPDLTIGAPTARWLHETLTAATRITQQAHLTQITIPTLILAPMLDGVVPYVAQEALSRNFRAGQLITITGARHELLQERDVYRAQVLAAIEAFMPGTDPMPDVEESAA; encoded by the coding sequence ATGGACGACATCCTTTTCTCGACACCGGGAAACCCCGTACCGGAAAACCACACGGCAGGGTATTTCGAAGGCGCGCGGAAAACGAAGCTGCGCTACGCTATTTTCCGGTCGGAGACCTCACCGGCGCGGGGCACCATCGTGCTGCTGCAGGGCCGCAACGAGTTCATCGAGAAATATTATGAGACGATCCGCGACTTGAATGCCATGGGCCTCTGGGTCGCGACATATGATTTGCGCGGCCAGGGCGGTTCCGAGCGGTTGCTGAAGGACCGCCGCAAGGGTCATGTCCGCCGTTTTGCCGATTACGAACGCGATCTCGAACTGTTTCTCGAAAAGGTCGTGCTGCCGGATGCGCGCCTGCCCTTCTTCATCCTCGCCCATTCCACCGGCGCGCTGATCGCGCTCTCGGTCGCGCCCCGGCTTGCCAACCGCATCGATCGCATGGCGCTCGCCGCCCCCTTTGTCGGCCTCACCCAACAAGCGATGTCGGAAGCCTCGATCCGCAAGCTGTCGGCCTTCTTCTCCTTCACCGGCCTTGGACAAAAAGCCATGGGGGAGGATCGCGGCCTGCGCCCCTTCGAGGGTAATCCGCTGACGAGTGACCTGACGCGCTTTCAGCGCAATGGCGAGGTCATCGCCGCCCGTCCTGATCTGACCATCGGTGCGCCGACAGCCCGCTGGCTCCATGAGACGCTGACGGCGGCAACACGCATCACGCAGCAGGCGCATCTGACGCAGATCACCATCCCGACACTCATTCTGGCCCCCATGCTGGATGGCGTGGTGCCCTATGTCGCCCAGGAGGCGCTGTCGCGGAATTTCCGCGCCGGCCAGTTGATCACCATCACCGGCGCCCGCCACGAACTCTTGCAGGAACGCGATGTGTACCGCGCGCAGGTGCTGGCCGCGATCGAGGCCTTCATGCCGGGCACCGACCCGATGCCGGACGTCGAAGAATCGGCGGCGTGA
- a CDS encoding Hsp20 family protein: protein MRHIDFSPLYRSTVGFDRLFSMLDGVGQPEQAQTYPPYNIERTGETTYRITMAVAGFDEKELSIEAHAHVLTVKGEKSEDETAEKTEFLYRGIAKRAFERRFQLADHVEVQAASLKNGLLHIDLLRNIPETLKPRRISIAADVVSTPKTIEAQPDPQKVN from the coding sequence ATGCGTCACATCGATTTTTCGCCGCTCTATCGTTCGACCGTCGGCTTCGACCGTCTCTTTTCCATGCTGGACGGCGTCGGCCAGCCGGAGCAGGCGCAGACCTACCCGCCCTACAACATCGAGCGGACCGGCGAGACCACCTACCGCATCACCATGGCGGTGGCCGGTTTCGATGAAAAGGAACTCAGCATCGAGGCACATGCCCATGTGCTGACCGTCAAGGGCGAGAAGTCCGAAGACGAGACCGCAGAAAAGACCGAATTCCTCTATCGCGGCATTGCCAAGCGCGCCTTCGAGCGCCGCTTCCAACTGGCCGACCATGTGGAGGTTCAAGCGGCCTCGCTGAAGAACGGCCTGCTGCATATCGATCTGCTGCGCAACATTCCCGAAACGCTGAAGCCGCGCCGCATCTCGATTGCCGCCGATGTGGTGAGCACGCCGAAGACCATCGAGGCGCAGCCGGATCCGCAGAAGGTCAACTGA
- a CDS encoding bile acid:sodium symporter family protein, whose product MRRFLPDTFTLLLLCTVLIASILPASGTFEDYFEDATDCAIALLFFLHGARLSRHVVVAGALHWRLHLTILAVTYAIFPLLGLGFGYIPEAILKPELYVGILFLCVLPSTVQSSIAFTSIAGGNVPGAICAASASNLFGMFLTPLLVGLLMTTSGSSGFSLDALETILLQLLAPFILGQILEPWIGKWIRSKKKLLTPVDRGSILMVVYLAFSESVNEGLWQTFSLRDIGVVIVLDALLLAMLLVITMFGSRLLGFNKEDEITITFCGSKKSLASGVPMAGAIFAGQSIGAIVLPLMLFHQIQLMVCAVIAQKYAKRLAKEPLPAPAAA is encoded by the coding sequence ATGCGCCGCTTTTTGCCCGATACCTTTACGCTTCTGTTGCTCTGCACCGTTCTGATCGCATCGATTTTGCCCGCCAGCGGCACTTTCGAGGACTATTTCGAGGATGCAACGGATTGCGCCATCGCCTTATTGTTCTTCCTGCACGGGGCAAGGCTGTCGCGTCACGTGGTGGTGGCGGGTGCGCTGCACTGGCGCCTGCATCTGACCATCCTCGCCGTCACCTATGCCATCTTCCCGCTTCTTGGCCTCGGCTTCGGATATATTCCGGAGGCGATCCTGAAGCCGGAACTCTATGTCGGCATCCTGTTCCTCTGCGTTCTGCCCTCCACGGTCCAGTCGTCGATCGCCTTCACATCCATTGCCGGCGGCAATGTGCCGGGGGCCATCTGCGCGGCATCCGCCTCCAATCTGTTCGGCATGTTCCTGACCCCGCTTCTGGTCGGATTGCTGATGACGACGAGCGGCAGCAGCGGTTTTTCGCTGGATGCGCTGGAAACCATCCTGCTTCAACTGCTCGCCCCCTTCATCCTCGGCCAGATCCTGGAACCCTGGATCGGCAAGTGGATCCGTTCGAAAAAGAAGCTTCTGACCCCTGTCGACCGCGGTTCGATCCTGATGGTGGTTTATCTCGCATTTTCGGAATCCGTGAATGAAGGCCTGTGGCAGACCTTTTCGCTGCGCGATATCGGCGTGGTGATCGTGCTTGATGCGCTGCTTCTTGCCATGCTCCTGGTCATCACCATGTTCGGCAGCCGTCTCCTGGGCTTCAACAAGGAAGACGAGATCACCATCACTTTCTGCGGCTCAAAGAAGAGCCTTGCCTCCGGCGTGCCGATGGCCGGCGCGATCTTCGCCGGCCAGAGCATCGGCGCCATCGTTCTGCCGCTGATGCTCTTCCACCAGATCCAGTTGATGGTCTGCGCCGTGATTGCCCAGAAATATGCAAAACGGCTTGCCAAGGAACCGCTGCCGGCCCCGGCCGCCGCCTGA
- a CDS encoding LysR family transcriptional regulator: protein MLNLTHLATFLRLHDTGNFTLAGEQLGIGQSTVTHHIQRLERSLGRQLIDRTTHRVKLTTEGEALLSYARAMLEMNGKVMSLFGETRLRGRLRLGVSEDVVANRLTGILEDFIRLYPLVDLELTVALSATLYQMQDVGELDLVLAKRHLGETHGRLLYREPLVWLARDPDLFGVGPDTPVPLIAFPQPSITRKVAQDALDRAKLPWRIVCTCGNLAGLTAAARAGMGVLVQPRSMAPEGLREVAGERLPVLEDVEFVLVSRRGADAALTEALSSLIVQRITPQG from the coding sequence ATGCTGAACCTGACGCATCTTGCGACCTTTCTGCGGCTGCATGATACCGGCAATTTCACGCTGGCGGGGGAGCAGCTCGGTATCGGCCAGTCCACGGTCACGCACCACATCCAGCGGCTGGAGCGCAGTCTCGGCCGACAGCTGATTGACCGCACCACGCATCGCGTCAAGCTGACGACGGAGGGCGAGGCGCTTCTGAGCTATGCGCGGGCCATGCTGGAGATGAACGGCAAGGTGATGTCGCTGTTCGGCGAGACGCGCCTGCGCGGTCGCCTGAGGCTGGGGGTCTCGGAGGATGTGGTGGCCAACCGGCTGACCGGAATTCTCGAGGATTTCATCCGGCTTTACCCGCTGGTCGATCTGGAATTGACCGTGGCGCTGAGTGCCACGCTCTACCAGATGCAGGATGTCGGCGAACTGGATCTGGTGCTTGCCAAGCGCCATCTTGGCGAGACGCATGGCCGGCTTCTCTACCGCGAGCCGCTGGTGTGGCTGGCGCGCGATCCGGATCTCTTCGGCGTCGGTCCGGATACGCCGGTGCCCCTAATCGCGTTTCCGCAGCCGAGCATTACCCGCAAGGTGGCGCAGGATGCGCTGGACCGGGCAAAGCTGCCGTGGCGGATCGTCTGCACCTGCGGCAATCTTGCGGGGCTGACCGCGGCGGCACGTGCCGGCATGGGCGTGCTGGTGCAGCCGCGCAGCATGGCCCCGGAGGGGCTTCGCGAGGTGGCGGGCGAACGGCTGCCGGTGCTGGAGGATGTGGAGTTCGTGCTGGTGTCGCGGCGCGGTGCGGATGCTGCGCTAACCGAGGCGCTGTCCAGCCTGATTGTCCAGCGCATCACCCCGCAGGGCTGA
- a CDS encoding threonine aldolase family protein, with protein sequence MFFASDNWAGAHPAINERLLKESTRFAAAYGTSELDRQIEQRFNEIFEREVSVFFVATGTAANSLALASLAKPGGVVFAHSEAHVIEDECGAPDFFSGMRMSPVEGPLGKMDPKHLKSRIARYPQDAVHHGRATAVTMTQATETGTIYSLDEIDTIAAIAREHSLPLHMDGARFANALVNLDATPAEMTWKRGVDVLSFGGTKNGCWCAEAIVFFDPEMAKELPFIRKRSAQLFSKSRFIAAQFEAYLQDGLWLDLARHANAMADRLRAGLDASNSARQAWPTTSNEVFAVIPVETMKAAYEKGAKFYDWLEPHDMAEPVAEGHMLIRLVTSFATEPQDVDAFLDVIAAG encoded by the coding sequence ATGTTTTTTGCCTCGGACAACTGGGCCGGCGCCCACCCGGCCATCAATGAACGCCTGCTGAAGGAATCCACCCGCTTCGCCGCCGCCTATGGCACGAGCGAACTCGACCGCCAGATCGAACAACGCTTCAATGAGATTTTCGAACGGGAGGTCTCGGTCTTCTTCGTCGCCACCGGCACCGCCGCCAACTCGCTGGCGCTCGCAAGCCTTGCCAAGCCGGGCGGTGTGGTGTTTGCCCATTCCGAAGCGCATGTGATCGAGGACGAATGCGGCGCGCCGGATTTCTTCAGCGGCATGCGCATGTCGCCGGTCGAAGGGCCGCTCGGCAAGATGGACCCGAAGCACCTCAAAAGCCGCATCGCGCGCTATCCGCAGGATGCGGTCCATCACGGCCGGGCGACCGCGGTCACCATGACCCAGGCGACCGAAACCGGCACCATCTACAGCCTCGACGAGATCGACACGATTGCGGCGATTGCCCGCGAACACAGCCTGCCGCTGCATATGGACGGCGCACGTTTTGCCAATGCGCTCGTCAATCTGGACGCCACACCGGCGGAGATGACCTGGAAACGCGGCGTGGACGTTCTCTCCTTCGGCGGCACGAAGAACGGCTGCTGGTGCGCGGAAGCCATTGTCTTCTTCGATCCGGAGATGGCGAAGGAACTGCCCTTTATCCGCAAGCGCTCGGCGCAACTGTTTTCCAAATCGCGCTTCATTGCCGCCCAGTTCGAGGCCTATCTGCAGGACGGGCTGTGGCTCGATCTTGCCCGCCATGCCAATGCCATGGCCGACCGCCTGCGCGCCGGCCTCGATGCCTCCAACAGCGCCCGCCAGGCCTGGCCGACGACATCGAACGAGGTGTTTGCCGTCATTCCGGTCGAGACGATGAAGGCCGCGTATGAAAAGGGTGCGAAGTTCTACGACTGGCTGGAGCCGCACGACATGGCAGAACCGGTGGCCGAAGGCCATATGCTCATCCGTCTCGTCACGAGCTTTGCGACGGAGCCGCAGGATGTGGATGCCTTCCTCGACGTGATCGCGGCTGGCTAA